A part of Acidaminococcales bacterium genomic DNA contains:
- the rlmN gene encoding 23S rRNA (adenine(2503)-C(2))-methyltransferase RlmN: protein MDSLFVFCGANDYNNGEGHKLEIFGMTQERLREAMGELDLSPFRWRQVARWLYKANVWDFAAMTDIAAKDAALLREKFTVLPALAGVLAHKLSAGGLAAKLLVELPDGQAIETVGLRHSYGYSVCVSSQAGCGMGCVFCASAARGLIRSLTAGEMLAQAALLKKHFIGGANINNVVVMGSGEPLLNYEQLVMFLRLLHDPAVYNIGFRNITVSTCGIIPGINRLAAEKMPVTLAVSLHAPEDGLRGELMPVGRKYKIAGVVEAAARYAEITGRRVTYEYLLIKGLNDGERMAEKLAKLLRGALCAVNVIPVNPIEGKNWQKPGRRRTEKFLAVLQDSGVTATVRKEMGSGIQAACGQLRARYMGD, encoded by the coding sequence ATGGATTCTTTATTTGTGTTTTGCGGCGCAAATGACTATAATAACGGTGAGGGACATAAACTGGAAATATTTGGAATGACACAGGAGCGTTTGCGGGAAGCTATGGGCGAACTGGATCTGTCCCCGTTCAGGTGGCGGCAGGTTGCCCGCTGGCTTTACAAAGCCAATGTCTGGGATTTTGCCGCCATGACCGACATAGCCGCCAAAGACGCGGCGCTGCTGCGGGAAAAATTTACCGTTTTGCCCGCGCTGGCCGGCGTCCTTGCCCACAAATTGTCGGCAGGCGGCCTTGCCGCCAAACTGCTTGTTGAATTGCCGGACGGCCAGGCGATTGAAACGGTAGGCTTGCGGCATAGTTATGGCTACAGCGTGTGCGTGTCCAGCCAAGCTGGCTGCGGCATGGGCTGCGTTTTTTGCGCCAGCGCGGCGCGCGGCCTGATCCGCAGCCTTACGGCGGGCGAGATGCTGGCGCAGGCCGCGCTTTTGAAAAAGCACTTCATCGGCGGCGCCAACATAAACAACGTGGTGGTCATGGGGTCGGGCGAGCCGCTTTTAAATTATGAACAGCTTGTGATGTTTTTGCGCCTTTTGCACGATCCCGCCGTTTACAACATCGGGTTTCGCAACATTACGGTCTCCACCTGCGGGATAATTCCCGGCATAAACAGGCTGGCGGCGGAGAAAATGCCCGTTACCCTGGCGGTGTCCTTGCATGCCCCGGAGGACGGGCTGCGCGGCGAACTCATGCCGGTTGGCCGCAAATACAAAATAGCCGGCGTCGTGGAGGCGGCCGCCCGTTATGCCGAGATTACCGGGCGGCGGGTAACTTACGAGTACCTTTTGATCAAGGGCCTCAACGACGGCGAGCGGATGGCGGAAAAACTCGCCAAGCTCCTGCGCGGCGCCCTTTGCGCGGTCAATGTCATCCCGGTCAACCCGATCGAGGGGAAAAACTGGCAAAAACCGGGCAGAAGGCGGACGGAAAAATTCCTGGCCGTTCTGCAAGACAGCGGCGTAACGGCGACCGTGAGGAAAGAGATGGGTTCCGGCATACAGGCGGCC